The genomic window GTCGCGGTCGAATTCGACGAATTCGGTGGCGGCCGTGGGGAACGCGTGCACGCGCAGTTGTACGCGGACCTACTCGCCGGTGCCAGGCTGGATCCGGGATATCTGCACTACCTCGATGCCGTCCCGGCCCCGATGCTGGCCATCGTGAACATGATGTCGCTGTTCGGTTTGCACCGCGTCCGGCGTGGTGCGCTGGTCGGGCATTTCGCGACGGTCGAGATCACCTCGCCGCCCGGTGCGCGGCGCATGGTGGAGGCGCTGGAACGATTCGATGCCGACCCGGCCTGCCTGCTGTTCTACACCGAACACGTGGAGGCCGACGCCGTACACGAGCAGGTGATGCGCCGTGATGTGATCGGCAACCTGCTCGCGCGGGAGCCGGAACTCACCGAATCGGTCGTCTTCGGTATCCAGGTGACGGATCTGCTGGAAGATCGCTTCGCGCAACATGTTCTGGACAGCTGGCGAGCCGGGCGTAGCTCGTTGCGCGAGGAAATCGCTGCCGCCGTGTGAGTTCGGCAGCCGCTGTGTGAGTTCGGCAGCCGCTGTGCGAGTTCGGCTGCCGCTGTGTGCGCGGGGGCGGCTCCCCATGAGTCGCGGCATCCGTCCGAGCTGTCGCGGTCAGTCGCGACGAGCCTTCTTGCGATGGCTGGTATCGCAGAGCGGAAAAGTCTTGCTGCGCTTGCATCGACACATCGCGACCTGGAATCGATCCGACCGCACCACCGTGCCGTCCTCCGACACCAGTTCCACCGGACCCTCGATCAGCGCGGGACCTCCCGGGACCAGGATGACCCTGCGGTAGTCGGCGGCCGGACGGCCGGTACTCGGTTCCTCAGCGTTCGATGCGGTCGGCACGGATCACCACCAATTCCTCGAAGCGTTGCCCCGGCTCGATATGCTTTGCGGCTTCGAGCCATTCGGCCCGGCGACGCAGCACCGGGCCGAACGGGACGGTCTGGCGCGCGACAATGGATGCCTTCAATCCGTTGTCCCGCAAGTGGTTCAGGGTCAGCTCCTCGCCCGACAGGGTCGAGTGCACGATCAGCGCGACACCACCCTTGGCAAGCAGTTCGGGCAGCATCCCGCACAGCTGGTCGAGCAGCACCCGACCATCGCAACCCGCGTCCCACGCGCGTTTGCGGCCGCGCGTGGCGTCGGGGTCCGCACACGGCACATACGGTGGGTTCGCGAGGACCACGTCGAATGTGCGGCCGCGCACCGCCTGGGTGAAATCACCATGGATCAGTTCGATCGGCACACCAGCGGCGCGGCTGTTCAGCCAGGCCGTCGCGATCGCGCGCCGGGAGACGTCGACGGCGGTGACCGAGGAGGCGCCCATCCGGGCGGCCCGGATCGCGAGCGCGCCGGTACCGGTACACGGGTCGAGTACCCGCGGCTGCCGGGGCAGCGCGGCACCGGCAGCGGCACGGGCCAGCAGCCAGGTGTCGGTTTGCGGGCGGTATACGCCGGGGCATCGTATGAGTCGCATCGGAGATCGAATACCTCGCCGCACCGACTCGAAACAGGCACGCGTTAACCTCACACCGCAGCCACCAGCAGCGATGCCAAGAGCGCCGGGGCGACTCAACGGACGGAGGGGCACGAGGCCGCGGTCCCGCGATTGGGCACCTGGTTTGCCGCCGTTAGCTCAGGCTGAACCGAACGGTTTCTCGCACTGGTGTTGAAACCGCTAGGCGATGCTGAAGTCCATTAGGCGATGGAGAGGGCGATGCCGTCCAGAATGTCGTGCTCGGAAACGACGAGCTCGGCGATGCCCGCGCGGCGAGACAGCTCATCGGCGAGAACCTCGGCGATGACGGCGCCGCCGCCGATGACGTCGACCCGGCCGGGATGCATGGGTCCGAGGGCGGCGCGCTCGTCGTGCGTCATGCCGATCAGGCGATCGCACACCTCGCGCAATTGATCCTGGTTGAGCCGGGTGAGGTGGACCTTCGCCGAGTCGTATTCGGGCAGGTCGAGGGCGACGGCGGCCAGGGTGGTCATGGTGCCCGCGACGCCGACCCAGGTGTGCGCGCCTTCGACCGGAACTCGGGCGAAGGCCTCGGATAGTCGTTCGGCCGCGAATTC from Nocardia iowensis includes these protein-coding regions:
- a CDS encoding iron-containing redox enzyme family protein — its product is MSRDDIAPIPLPQPRGELSAAVLELLRTEPGRGGALPAVGDADPYGDDLQLALHTCYELHYHGMDSVDPEWEWDPDLLRLRAAMEQPFLAALRRDVPGGADIEDELAQLLVEPAEPTGVSQYLRENGEWWQLCEYFVQRSIYHHKEADPYAWAIPRLRGQAKASLVAVEFDEFGGGRGERVHAQLYADLLAGARLDPGYLHYLDAVPAPMLAIVNMMSLFGLHRVRRGALVGHFATVEITSPPGARRMVEALERFDADPACLLFYTEHVEADAVHEQVMRRDVIGNLLAREPELTESVVFGIQVTDLLEDRFAQHVLDSWRAGRSSLREEIAAAV
- a CDS encoding HemK2/MTQ2 family protein methyltransferase; its protein translation is MRLIRCPGVYRPQTDTWLLARAAAGAALPRQPRVLDPCTGTGALAIRAARMGASSVTAVDVSRRAIATAWLNSRAAGVPIELIHGDFTQAVRGRTFDVVLANPPYVPCADPDATRGRKRAWDAGCDGRVLLDQLCGMLPELLAKGGVALIVHSTLSGEELTLNHLRDNGLKASIVARQTVPFGPVLRRRAEWLEAAKHIEPGQRFEELVVIRADRIER
- a CDS encoding CDGSH iron-sulfur domain-containing protein, translating into MPTASNAEEPSTGRPAADYRRVILVPGGPALIEGPVELVSEDGTVVRSDRFQVAMCRCKRSKTFPLCDTSHRKKARRD